A part of Jaculus jaculus isolate mJacJac1 chromosome 17, mJacJac1.mat.Y.cur, whole genome shotgun sequence genomic DNA contains:
- the Stmnd1 gene encoding stathmin domain-containing protein 1, with the protein MGCGPSRRAPDRRGGPAPRRGWEEPPKAGVRVTPSGENCHLETEASWPQATVNNAESLDQQAQMGSLPGTIPEHSPSPSQRNGIVNSDPVTNGFTSKPQLLENRERQKSSAILEELVIQGIIQSCSTVFRNGESYDVMVDTTEKPLRKPPARLKKLKIKKEVKALTMKDIQEKMQAAEQRRKSKEEAIRKRLRNDRLLPTAQDSDLADLGRAETLLPKELLAVRSTADQSHPQAEEQRKREKSDSDVAALRRTENYAGLGVVESDMSYNQEGDIF; encoded by the exons ATGGGCTGCGGGCCTTCCCGGCGCGCCCCGGACCGGCGAGGCGGGCCGGCGCccaggaggggctgggaagaacCACCCAAG GCTGGTGTCAGGGTGACTCCTTCTGGGGAGAATTGCCACCTGGAGACTGAGGCTTCATGGCCCCAGGCCACTGTGAATAATGCTGAAAGCCTGGATCAACAAGCTCAGATGGGAAGCTTGCCTGGAACTATTCCAGAACATTCTCCATCTCCCAGTCAAAGAAATGGAATAGTAAATTCAG acCCAGTGACCAATGGATTCACGAGTAAACCCCAGCTCCTTGAGAACCGAGAgcgacagaagtcatcagcaatccTGGAGGAGCTCGTCATTCAAGGAATAATACAGAGCTGCAGCACAGTCTTTAGAAACGGGGAGTCGTATGATGTCATG GTGGACACGACTGAGAAGCCACTGAGAAAGCCGCCAGCCAGGCTGAAAAAACttaaaatcaagaaggaagtgaAAGCGCTCACTATGAAGGACATACAGGAGAAGATGCAGGCCGCGGAGCAGCGCCGGAAG TCAAAAGAAGAAGCAATAAGGAAAAGGCTACGGAATGACCGACTTCTGCCCACAGCCCAGGACTCAGATCTGGCTGACCTGGGCAGGGCCGAGACTCTGTTACCAAAAGAACTTCTGGCTGTGAGATCTACTGCTGACCAGTCCCACCCGCAGGCCGAGGAGCAGCGGAAGAGGGAGAAGAGTGACAGCGATGTGGCCGCCCTCAGGAGGACTGAGAACTATGCGGGTTTGGGGGTTGTAGAGTCAGACATGTCCTACAACCAGGAGGGTGACATATTCTAG